The genomic window AGCAAGGCTGGGCCGAAGGCCGCAACCAGTTGCTGACCATCCGCCTGGCCGCAGACCTCGACACCCCGGTCAGCCTGATGCTGAAGCTGGCCGAGGCTGCCCCGAACAGCTTCATCCTGGAAAGCGTCACCGGTGGCGAGATCCGTGGCCGCTATTCCTTTGTCGGCATGAAACCCGACCTGATCTGGGAATGTCGGGGCCAGAGGGCCCGCATCAATCGCAACGCCCGTTACAGCGATGAATTCGAGGACGATCCCCGCCCGGCGCTGGAGAGCCTGCGGGCGCTGATCGCGCAATCGCGCATGGACATGCCCGAGGGCGTGCCGGCGGGTGCGGCGGGGCTGTTCGGATATCTGGGCTATGACATGATCCGGCTGGTCGAGCATCTGCCCGATATCAACCCCGATCCCCTGGGTCTGCCCGATGCCATGCTGATGCGGCCATCGGTGGTGGCTGTGCTGGATGGCGTCAAGGGCGAGGTGCTGCTGTGCGCGCCCGCCTGGCAACAGCCCGGGCTGAACGCCCGCGCCGCCTATGCCCAGGCCGCCGAGCGGGTGATGGAGGCGCTGAGGGCGCTGGACCGCCAGCCGCAGGAACCGCGCGCCTTCGGCCAGGAACTGAAGATCGGCGAGTTGCGCAGCAATTTCAGCAAGGACGCCTATCTGCGGGCGGTCGAGAAGGCCAAGGAATACATCCGCGCCGGCGACATCTTTCAGGTCGTGCCCAGCCAGCGCTGGACGATGGACTTTCCGCTGCCGCCCTTTGCGCTTTACCGCAGCCTCCGGCGCACCAACCCGTCGCCCTTCATGTTCTTCCTGAACTTCGGCGGCTTCCAGATCTGCGGTGCCAGCCCGGAAATCCTGGTGCGTCTGCGGGGCGGCCAGGTCACGGTGCGCCCGATCGCAGGCACCCGTGCCCGCGGCGCCACCCCCGAAGAGGATCGCGCGCTCGAGGCCGAGCTGCTGGCCGATCAGAAGGAGCTGGCCGAGCATCTGATGCTGCTGGACCTTGGGCGCAACGATGTCGGCCGCGTGGCGCGCATGGGCACCGTTGCCCCAACCGAACAGTTCGTCGTCGAACGCTACAGCCATGTGATGCACATCGTCTCGAACGTGGTCGGCGAGCTGCGCGAGGGCGAGGATGCGCTGTCGGCGCTGCTGGCCGGGATGCCCGCGGGCACCGTCTCGGGGGCGCCCAAGGTCCGGGCCATGCAGATCATCGACGAGCTCGAGCCGGAAAAGCGCGGCGTCTATGCCGGCGGCGTCGGCTATTTCGCCGCCAACGGCGAAATGGACATGTGCATCGCCCTGCGCACCGGCGTGATAAAGGACGGCACCCTGTATATCCAGGCCGGCGGCGGCGTCGTCTATGACAGCGACCCCGAGGCCGAATTCATGGAAACCGTGAACAAGAGCCGCGCCCTGCGCCGTGCGGCCGAGGAAGCCGCCCGCTTCGTCCGCGGCAACAGCTAGGGATGCAGGCGCGCCGGCCACCCTGGGCCGGCGCCGGCGGCATCACGGCTTCAGCACATGCCAGACGCCGCCCATGCCGTCGCCGGTGGCATCGCCCGGTTTCTTGTCGCCGATGTAGTAATAGGCCGGCTTGCCGCCATGGGCCCATTGCATGGTGCCGTCATTGCGCGGCACCAGTGTCCAGCCCGCGGGCATGGTGTCGCCCTGCTTGCCCAGATAGGGCGGCCAGTTGACCGCGCATTTGTCATAACAGGCCGAGACGCCGTCCTTGTCCTTGTCAAAGGAATAGAGCGTCATCCCGCCCTGACCGGTCAGGACCGTTTGCGCCTGTGCCGTGCCCAGCGACACGATCAACACGCCGGCCGCGATGAAAGCCGAAAAAATCTTCATGATCTTTCACCCCGCATCAGAATGCATCGGCGCCCTTGGGCCCGCGCCGCGCGACAAGGCGGGGTGCAGGACCTGGATGCCGTGGGGTGATGATAGCACGGCTTCCCCGCGCTGCCGGTAAAATTGCCGGCATGGCAGCAGGGGCTGCGACCGGCTCAGTCCTCGCCGCGATAGGGCTGGACGTATTGCAAGGCCATATCCCAGGGAAAGAAGATCCAGGTGTCCTGGCTGACCTCGGTCACATAGGTTTCGACCATGGGGCGCCCCTTGGGCTTGGCGTAGACAGTGGCGAAATGCGCCTTGGGATACATGGTGCGCACGTGTTCCAGCGTCCGACCCGAATCCACCAGATCGTCGATGACCAGGATGCCGTCACCGTCCTGCATCACCGCGGGATCGGGAGCCTTCAGCACCGTGACCTCGCCGCGCTCCTGCCCGCCCTTGCCGTGATAGGACTTGACCGAGATGGTATCGATCACCCGGATGTCCAGTTCGCGGGCAACGATCATCGCCGGAACCAGCCCGCCGCGGGTAATCGCCAGAATGGCCCGCCATTGCCGATCCTCGAGCCGCCAGGCCAGGGCGCGGGCATCGCGGTGGATCTGGTCCCAGCTTATGTGGAATCCGCGTTCATGGGGCAGGCGATCGGTCATGCTTGGCTGGCTCCTTAATGGTTGAGGATCAACAACAGCCCCAGCCCGGCCATGGCCAGGCTGGCGGCGCGGTCGATCCAGAATTTTGCCGCAAAATAGCGCGCGCGCATGGCCGCTGTCGACATCAGAACCGCCACGGCCGCATACCAGAACAATTCCGTGCCGAGGCATGTCAGATAGATCAGCCCCTGTTGCAACGGCCCGACCGCCTGCGGAAAGATCGACAGGATCAGCGCGGCATAGAACAGCGCCGGCTTGGGGTTCGACAGGTTCAGCGCGATGCCGCCGAAAAACCCCCTGCGCCCGCTGGCGGCGGCCGGCAGCGGCTGGGTGGCGGCCTGCCACAGCCGCAGCGCGAACCACAGCAGGTAAAGCCCGCCCAGCACCTTGAAAGCGGCAAACCAGCCCGGGTGCAGCTGAAAGATCACGGCAAGGCCCAAAAGTGCGAAGATGCACCACAGCGAGGCGCCCGTGGCCAGCCCCAGCGCATAGGGCAGGGCCTGGGCCCGGCCATGGGCGAAGGCCGTCTGCACCGCGGCGATGATCGCCGGGCCGGGGGTCAGGATCGCAAGGGACAGCGCCGAAACAAGCGCGACAAGCTGCTCGACGCTCATGCCGCGGATCAGTCCTTGCGGGTGGTGGCGATGTCGGGTGCGTCCACGGCCTTCATGCCGACGATGTGATAGCCGGCGTCCACGTGATGGGTCTCGCCCGTCACGCCCGAGCCGAGGTCAGACAGCAGATAAAGGGCGGACTTGCCCACGTCCTCCTGGCTGACATTGCGGCGCAGGGGCGAATTCAGCTCGTTCCATTTCAGGATATAGCGGAAATCGCCGATGCCCGACGCGGCCAATGTCTTGATCGGGCCGGCCGAGATGGCGTTCACGCGGATGCCGTCCTTGCCGAAATCTTCGGCCAGATAGCGCACGCTGGCCTCGAGCGCGGCCTTGGCCACACCCATGACGTTGTAATGCGGCATCACCCGTTCGGCGCCGTAATAGGTCAGCGTCAGCATTGCGCCGCCGCGCGGCATCATCGCCGCGGCACGCCGGGCCACGGCGGTGAAGGAATAGACGGAAATATCCATCGTCATCAGGAAGTTGTCGCGGGTGGTATCGGCATAACGCCCGCGCAGCTGTTCCTTGTCGGAAAATCCGATGGCATGGACGATGAAATCCAGGCTGTCCCAGCGCTGCCCGATGGTGGCGAAGAGCCCGTCGATCGAGGCTTCGTCGGCGACATCGCATTCCGCCAAGAGGTCCGAGCCGACCTGCGCCGCCAGCGGTTCGACCCGGCGCTTCAGCGCCTCGCCCTGATATGAAAACGCCAGCTCGGCACCCTGGTCGGCCAGCGCTCTGGCGATGCCCCAGGCGATCGACTTGTCATTGGCCAGCCCCATGATAAGGCCGCGACGCCCTTTCATCAGCCCGTTTCCGGCTTCACTTGACATGATGCTGCCCCTCGCGCTTCTTCGGTTGCAGCAGGATTAGGACAACTGCAAGGAGGCATCAAGTGTTGGCGGACATCACGGCATGAGCGACCGGAGCGGTATTTTCGCGGGGGACGACCCCTTTGCCATCGCCCGCGCCTGGCTGAAGGAAGCTGCCGCCAGCGAGCCGAACGACCCCAATGCCATCGCCCTGGCGACCGTCGATGCGCAGGGGATGCCCGATGTGCGCATGGTGCTGCTGAAGGATATCGAAGGCTCGGGGGCCGACGGCGCCTTTGTCTTCTACACCAACTATGAAAGCGCCAAGGCGGTCGAGATCGAGGCGACGGGCATGGCGGCCTTTGTGATGCACTGGAAATCGCTGCGTCGCCAGATCCGCGTGCGGGGACATGTCAGCCGGGTCGAACCGGAACTGGCCGATGCCTATTTCGCCTCGCGCCCGTTGCAGTCGCGCATCGGCGCCTGGGTATCGCGACAAAGCCGGCCACTGCAAAGCCGTGCCGCGCTGATGGCGGATGTGGCGCGGCAGGGGATTGCTTTGGGGTTGAATCCGCCGCGGCCGCCCCACTGGGGCGGGTATCGAATCCGTCCGGTGCAGATCGAGTTCTGGGCCGATGGCGCCTTTCGGCTGCACGATCGCTTTCGCTGGACCAAAAGCAATGCTAACGATCAGGCCCCGGATCGGGGGGCGGAAACCTCGGCCGTCGGCGAATTAACGCAAAGTTCGTGGCATATCGTCCGTCTTAGCCCTTGATGCCTCGGATCGAAAACTCCATGGTATGGAAAACCTAACCAACTTGCCGCTGCACCTGTTCAGTTAGGCAGCGCCAGGTTGGCAGTTTTGGATTCGACTGTTCGTATGCAGGTAGTTTGGCAAGATGGTCATGGACGACGATGAGCAGCGCAGGATCGCCGGCGTCGTAAAGTGGTTCGACGGGACCAAGGGATTCGGCTTCATCAGCGATCCTCAGGGTGGCGGCGATATTCTGCTGCATGCCAACGTGCTGCGCAATTTCGGGCAAGGTTCGGTCGCCGAGGGTTCTGCGATCATTGCCATGGTGCAGAGGACGGCGCGGGGAATGCAGGCTGTCGAGATCCTCGAGATCACGCCGCCAGCCGCCGATCCGATGCCGCCGATTGCCGATCTTTGCGCATCCACCCCCGAGGAAATCGCGCAACTGCCGCTGTTGCCGGCGCGGGTGAAATGGTTCGACAAGGCCAAGGGATTCGGCTTTGCCAATATCTTCGGCGAACGTGCGGACGTGTTCCTGCATGTCGAGGTTCTGCGGCATTCCGGCTTTTCGGATCTGGCGGTGGGCGAGGCGGTGGCGTTGCGCGTGGTCGATGGTCGGCGCGGGCTGATGGCGGCGCAAATCGTTTCCTGGGAAAGGGCCTCGCAAGAGGTGCGCGTTCAGCCCCTGGGGGGAGGAACCGCGCTCGCTAAACCGCGGCTGGTGGCGAGCGCAGTATGATCCTGCGGGCCGCAGGGATTGTTCTGGCATCCCTGGTCAGTCTGGCCGACCCGGCGCTGGCTGAAAGCTGTGCGTCCGACCATGCCGTGCTGTCCGGGAATGGCCGGCGCATCCCGGTATCGGTGGAACTGGCGTCCACGCCCGATGAAAGGGCGCGCGGGCTGATGTTCCGCAAGGATCTGCCGCCCGGCCACGGGATGCTTTTCGTTTACGAACAGCCGCAACCTGTCAGTTTCTGGATGCGCAACACGCTGATCCCGCTGGACATCGTGTTTTTCGATTCGCGCGGGGTGGTGCGCCACATCCACCCGATGGCGCGGCCGCTCGATGAAACGCCGATCCCCGGCGCGGCCCCGGGGGATTCCCGGCCAGACCGGCTGCTGGTGCTGGAACTGCCAGGTGGCGATGCGGCCCGGTTGGGGATTGCACCGGGCATGGCGCTGACGCATCCGGCTGTGCCGCAGGACGCGGCTGCTGCGCCCTGTCGCTAGTATCCGGCCGCGAACAGTTTTCGCTTTCACCTGATCGCCGCAGCCGTTAGACAGCCCCTGAATCGGGGCGTAGCGCAGCCTGGTAGCGCGACGGTTTTGGGTACCGTAGGCCGGAGGTTCGAATCCTCTCGCCCCGACCATCACTTAGCTATCGCTTGGGATCGCCGGTTTGCACGCCGGTTTGCAACCTTGTTCGGGATTCGGCCCTGTTCAGCTTCTCTGCCAGGCCGTCCGTCATCCCCGGAGAAAGTGCAACATAGCGTTCGATCACCTCTGATGCGTGCTTGATCGACCAGCCCATGTGCGTGGCTATTTCCTTTAGTTCTGCGCCAGCGCTGAGCAGACGCGTGGCCGCCGTGCCGCGGGCATCATAGAGGCGCAGTTCGCTGCGGATGTTCAGCTTGTCCCGCCATTCCGAAACCGCGTCCCCGAGATAGTTTTCATGCTGGTAGGGGTGGCCTGCCTTGTTGACGATCAGGCGCTGCTGGTGGGCCGGGGTCTGGGCTATCAGCTCGGCCATGGTTGCGGTGACCGGTATCGAAGCGAGCCGGCGGCGCTTTTGGGTCCAGATCACGATCCGATGTCCGTGCGGCGTCCTGTGGATGTGTTCGCGCGACAGATTGGCCAGGTCGCCCGGCCGCAGTCCGGTTTCCAAGGCGATGGCGAGGATGCGCCAGACGTGATTCGGCGCGTGCTTGCGGAACCTTTCGATTTCCTCGGGCATCCAGAAGATCTCTGCCCGCTGACTCTTGTATGTCGACTTGATCCCCATGAGGTGGTGTTGGCGAATCATCGCCCTGTCGAGGGCGAACGCCACCAGACGCTGCAGGTGCCTGATCCGGTCGTCGCCCACCTTGCCACCGATCCTGTCCCTCCAATCCAGTGCCTGGCGGCGGATACGGGGGTCGTCGAAGGCCGCCAGAGGTGCATCGCCGAACTTCTGGTCGATGCCGTTCGTCGGATGGAAGAACGATTTGCGCATATCGGACTGTGTTCGCTGCGCAAGGCCGCTGAAATCCTGGCTTTCCAGAAATCGCAGGATGACCGACCGGAACTTGCCTTTTGCGGGAGTGCTGATTCGCGACGCTCTGGCAAAGGCTTCGACATATTCGGGCGATCCGACGCGGACAGGGGATGCGCTGTCCCAGAACTTCACCGCGCCCTTGCCGCGACCGGCATAGTGGTGTTCGCGGACGCTGCCGTCGGCAAGCCGCTTTCGAACGCGGTTGATGCCTTGAAGCTTAACCCTGGTCATTCGCCTCGAACCATCTGTCAACTTCGGAAATACTGGTGCGGACAGCCTCGGGCAGGATACGGATTGTGCCGTCGGCCGTCACCTCGACGATCGCGCGCGCATCTGCCTGGCGCGCGACCTTCATGGCGCGGCGCAATTGCGCCTCGGTAAATGTAACACGGCGTCCCATCAGCATAGTTCCCGGTTCTGCCTGAGCCTTGCCGAAGCCATGCCTACAAGCCGGAATGATCGGCCTGTGCGGCAACCCCTTCGAGCGAAGGCCGCGCATCGCTCATCCCCAGCGCGGCGAGATACAGCGCCATGATGGCGTCCTCCTCAGCCACATCGTCCCTGTTGCGCTTGCGCAGCGCGACCACCTTGCGCATGACCTTGGTGTCGTAGCCGCGCGCCTTGGCTTCGGCCATCAGTTCCTTCTGCTGTCCGGTCACATCCTTCTTTTCGGCTTCGAGCTGCTCGTATTGCTCGATGAACTGCCGCAGTTCGGCGATGGCATAGATGCAATTGCGTTCGGCGATGTCTGCGTCGGTTTCCTTCATCGGCAGGCGTTGCATGTTCATCGGGTGCTTTCCTTTCGAGCTTTTGCCATCGTGTCCTTGATCGCGGCGACGAACGCGCGCTTGCGCATATGGGCGGCCGGCTGCCCGGTCTCCTTCGCCGCGCGGTCCGCAGTCTCGATGACAAGCCAAGGCCGCTTGGCGCGCAGCGTCGTCAGCAGGTCATCCGTTGTCGCCGATGTTTCCGCCGCCGCCATAAGCCACGGCCGCAGCAGCAGATCGGAAAAATTGGCCGTCGCCGTGGGGTCGTAATCCATCAGCGCCCGCAGCCCGGCCGTCACAGCATCGCCCTTGCCTGCCGCGACCAGCTGACGGACAAGACTGATGCTGAAAACCATCCCGGGGCGCTTGTCCTTGTGCGACCACTTGGCGGTCATCAGCTGGCAGCCGGCAGAAGCGACGGCATCGCGGCAGGCTATCGCCCAGGGTTCCCCGGCCGTCAGTGCCGCGCGGTAAATCTGATGCTGCGACACTGCAATCTGTCGGGTGTTGATGTCGATAAATGCCAAGGCCTGTTCCTCGGGCGCGACCAGCGCCACCATCGCCGGGATGGACGCTATGCCGCACATCGCAGCCGCATGGGCGCGATGCTGGCCGTCTATCAGCGCATAGCGTCCGCCCTCGACCGGGGCCACGACGATTGGCGAGAAGCGCGACCACCTGAAATCCTGCGCGATCCTGCGGATTGCCGCGTAGTTGGCAGGCCCCAGAGGGCGCTGATACCTGTCATCCATGACCAGGCTGGCGATATCGACCCACAGCAGCTGCGGGGCCGCCTGCTGCGCCAGCTCGTATTGCGGCTGATCGCCGACTTCGACGGGGCGGAAGTGGGCGGTCACTGTTCTACCTCCGACAGCTTGCGTTCGGCGGCGGCGACCCAGTTCCGGAACGCAGCGTGCATACCGCCGGTGCTGGAGGCGCTGATGCCGTGCATGGTGATGCGGGTGATTTCTGGGCGCTGGGCGATCCTGGCGCCATAAGTATCGGTCAGGTATCTGCCCAGGCGTTCAGCCGCGGCGCGGTGTTGGCGGTGCTGATCCATCATGTCGCCCAGCTCGTGAGAGATGCGGGGCAGGACATTGATGCATCTGCGCAGGTCGGCGACAGTTTCCATGACTTGGGGGCGGTTCAGCGGCTTTTTCACGGCATCACCTCACTGTCCTGCGGCATCTCGCCCTCATGCGTCGGCAGGTAGCCGGTGCCGCGCAGCCATTCCCATTCGGCGTCAGATCCCAAGTGCTCGACCCATTGACCTTCGCCGCGCGTCTGACCGGGGCCGGGCATCCTGACCCAGCGCAGTGCCGGCACGATCCCGCGCTGACGGCGCAGGCAGGGGCAGGGGGTTTCCCCATCGGCACGCAGGCCATCGCCCAGGCAGATGTCGCAAGCCGGGTCGGCGTCATGTGCCGCGGGCCATTCGGCGCTGGGCGCGGGCGTGGTTGCGATGGATGACATGGCGTTTCCTTGCAAGTGTGGAAAAATTGCCCCGGACCCAAGCGACAAGACCGGATGACCGCGCGCGGCGAACGCGCGCCGCATCACCCCGGAAGTCTCGCAGCCGATCAGGATTCGCACGGCATCACCTCACTGTCCTGCGGCATCTCGCCCTCATGCGTCGGCAGGTAGCCGTCGCCGTAGCCGTCGCCGTAGCCGTAGCCGTAGCCGTAGCCGTCGCCGTAGCCGTAGCCGTAGCCGTAGCCGTCGCCGTAGCCGTAGCCGTAGCCGTAGCCGTCGCCGTAGCCGTAGCCGTCGCCGTAGCCGTAGCCGTAGCCGTCGCCGTCGCCGTCGCCGTCGCCGTAGCCGTCGCCGTAGCCGTCGCCGTCGCCGTCGCCGTAGCCGTCGCCGTAGCCGTCGCCGTAGCTGCTATGTATCGCACTGCCCTGCTGGATCACCGGAACGCCCGGTGCGTCGTATGTCGCAGATGCTCCCTGATCGGCGATCAGGGAGGGGGCCTCGGTGCTGTCCGTACCCATGTCACGCGCCCGCCAGGTGCTTGTCCCAGACGGCCGGGACAGCGTCGATCAGGTGCACGACCGAGCCCACGGGCGCGTGCAGCGTTCCGGCCGGGTCCAGCTTGGTGTTGGCCTTGGGCCCTTCCAGGGCCAGCTCGCCCAGACCGCGCGAGGTGCCCCAGCGGCGGATGCACTGCGCGCCGGTGACGGTCAGCGTGCCACCCTCCACGCTGCAGTAGCCGACATAGACAAAGCCGCGATCCAACACCGCGATCTGCGGTTGACGGTCGGTGGCCTCGGGCGCCGCGACAGGTGCGGCAGCGGTTGCGGTGTTCATCAACAAGTCCTCTTTCTGCAAAGCCCGGAACCGCCGGGCGCGGTGTGAAAGGAAAGGTGCTGGCCGCTCCGGACACGGAAGGGAGGGAGGAACTCAAGCCAGAGCGGCCAGCCAGTGAGGGTGCGACAAGCGATCAACGGCACCCATCTCGGGCGAGGGGCGGAACCCCCCGTTCATTCAGCGGCCGCCGCGCGTCGGCCAGCAGCTCGCGGATCTCGCAGGCCAGGGGCGTGTTGCCGATGGCCGGAACCTCGGCCAGCACGCGCTGGCACAACTCGATGGCGCGCAGATAGTCCGCCATCATCACCGGCATGCCCCCGGCGAAAGCGCGCGGCGCCGATCTGCAGGCTTGCTCATGGCAAAAGCCTCGCCGAGCCCTCCGATAAAGCGACCCAGCCCGCCTCGCGCGCCTGCACGGCCGTGGGCGACAGAAGGTCCAGCACCGCTTGACCGTCCAGACGGCCGACCAGCAGGCCGATCCCCATCCCGGCGAGCACCAGCACCAGAACCCCGATCCAGATGAACACCACGCCCCAGGCGATCGGCCGACGATCGGAACCTCGGCCATCAGCCTCGGGAACCCCGTAGATCACGAAGGGGTCGCCGCCAGGCGCAAAGTCATGAACGGGAACGCCATCCTGCCGCCGATGCACGGCCCGCATGGCGATCTCATCCGCCTCGGCCTCGACCCGCCGCCGACGCGCACCCTCGACCGAGAAATGATTGCGAGCGGGGGTCATGCTGCACCCTGAGGCTTGAACCGGACGGCGGACACATCAACCAGGTTGATCGCCACGGACCGCTCGGGCTGGCGAATGGCCGCAAAGCAGTTCGAAATCCCGTCCATGGGCATGTTGGCCAAGTGGCCGGACAGGGTGTCGGCGTCTTTCGCGCTGACGTTGCGGATCATGAGTTCCTGCCCATCGCGAAAACGCACAATCAGATCACCAGCAGCCGAAGCCTCGGCCGCCTGCGTCTCGGTCTTGAGGGGTGCTGTCGTCACCGGAGTTCTCCCAGTCGGCGGGGTGCCGATGGGTTATCGTTACGCGGTCAGATTACCGCAGTCAACAGAAAAGGCGGTAGTATGACCGCATATCCGCTTCACCCATCTGATTCGCCCTGCTATCCTGCCCGCAGGGTGGGCGACGGTGCGCACCCGCCGGCGCCGGGCCACGGCGCATGAAAAAGCCCGCCGGGTGACGGGCTGGGAGTGATGATGATCTGGTTCGGAAGGGATGTCCGAATCGTGAAGGGCTTCGGTTGCCGCTACCGCGTTACTCGTTGGGGGTTCGGGTGCTGGGATGGTCTGCCTGGGTTGTCGAGAGACGCAAAAGGCTTCCAAGCCGGATCACTTGAACCAGCCGATGATCTCTTCGCGCATGATGACCGCGACGATGCCCAGCACATAGACCGTCATCCACTTGTAGTCGATCTTGCTATCCAGCTTGGCATCGATCCTTGCCATGGCGGCTTTCAGGTCGCTCGCGCTGTCCTTCAGGCTTTCGCATGCGGCCTTCAGGCTCCGAAGATCATCTCGGGCCGCATCCATCTGTGCTTCCAGCTTGGCGATGCGAGGTTCCATGTTTCCCCCAGGCGGTTCCCCGCCTTCTTTGCGCCTCTGAGGATGGGGTGTGCTGCCTGTATTGTCAACCTCAAGGCGCACATGCTCAGCCATCTGTCGGCTCCGTCTTCAATCCCATCGATTCCGCTGAAAAATAGACAATATTCCCGCAATTTCTGCAAGTAAGGCGCACTTTGGGGGCTAGGTAAGCAGACGTCAGATACTGACCCTCAGCATCATAGAACGCCTCCCCAAGGGCTGTGGGGAATATTAGCCAGTCCTGCTCGCCACAGTTCCAGCACGCTGATTTCAGCCTTGTCGCGAGGCTTTGCTTGATCCTCGCCAGATCACTTTCGGCAAGTTTGCCTTGTTTGTCCATTTTCTTGTCCCGTCACAGCCGCTCAACCATCTCGGCCGGCAGCGCCAGCCTGACCCGCGCCGCCCACTTGATGCGCTGGTTGTGCCTGGTCTCCGAGGTCGGGTTCAGGCTGATCAAGTGGAACAGACCGGGCTCGTCGCCGCGCTTCACCTGCTTGACCCAGGCATTGCCCTCGGCATCCTCGACGATGCAGGGACGGCCGATGTCCTCCTCCGGGATGCCCTCATGGGTGGCGCGCGTGTAGAAAAGCACGTCGCCCGGCTGATACATCGGCACCATGGAATCGCCTTCGACCTCGACCGCAACGATCCCGCGCGGCGGACCGTGTCGCAGCAGCTGCGCCGGGGCGGCAACTCGGAAAAGGCCATCGCCTTTGGCGTAAGCATCAACCAGCGGGACCGCAGCGCCTGCACCAACTTGACCTGCAACCGCAATCGATGGCCGATCCGGTCCCTCACCAATGCCGTGGATCAACCAGGTTTCTGAAACGCCGAGTGCGCTTGCTACCCCGGCAAGGGCTGTGACAGTCGCCCCCGCCTCCTCACCGCCTTCAGTTCGCCGCCGCCAGTTCCGGATTCCGTCTCGCGACAGTCCGGCCCTCAGCGAAAGCGCGTTATCCGTCAATCCCAGCTGGGCGCTGCGATCTGAAATACGCTTCAGGATATCTTTCATGGTCATGCGGTCATTCTGCCGCCTCATGCCGAACGCGGTAGCGGTAAGATGACCATTGACGGCGCGGTCATATGACCGCATATCTATCTCATGATTGAGATCGATGCCCTCATCTCCCGCGCTGACGCCTACAAGGCGGCATCTGGGATCGTGGATGATACCACGGTGTCTTATCGCGTTTTCGGCGATACGAAGAAGCTCAGCGCCCTTCGCGCCGGAGCGGACATCACTGTGCGTCGCTTCAATCAAGCGATGCGCTGGTTTGATGATCACTGGCCCCGCGAAACCTCCGAGGACGCGGCATGACCGTTCATCATCCCGCGCCCTCTTTCCGTTCTGGTGATCGTCCGTCTGCACGCGGACACAACAGCACAGGATCATCTGAAATGTCTTTCCGAAAATGCGGCGGCGAGGAGGCCGAGCGCGCCTGGTTCGCCGGGCTGCTGTGGCGGGCGTTCCCGGATGCCCGGAGCGAGAACGAACTGGCCGAGCTGGCGGCGGATGTGCTGACCTCGGACAGCCGCCCGGTGACGCCGCGCACGGTGCGCAACTGGCTGCGCCGCGAGAACGCCCCGCATTTCCGCTATGTGCTGAAGGTGATCGCGCTGGTCGGTGCCGAGTCTGTGTTTCAGGTCATCGATCCGGAGGTGCAGTGATGCGGATCTGGTGGCGCATCGCCCAGCGGTATTATGCGGCCCGTCACCGGCGGGCCGTGCGGCTGGCGGGGGCATCCTCCGCCGCGGCTGCCCGGTTCAAGTCGCAGTCGGAAAAGTTTTTCCACAAGATCAAGGGGGCGCGGAAGC from Paracoccus sp. SMMA_5_TC includes these protein-coding regions:
- the trpE gene encoding anthranilate synthase component I, which encodes MDISPEFSLFEQGWAEGRNQLLTIRLAADLDTPVSLMLKLAEAAPNSFILESVTGGEIRGRYSFVGMKPDLIWECRGQRARINRNARYSDEFEDDPRPALESLRALIAQSRMDMPEGVPAGAAGLFGYLGYDMIRLVEHLPDINPDPLGLPDAMLMRPSVVAVLDGVKGEVLLCAPAWQQPGLNARAAYAQAAERVMEALRALDRQPQEPRAFGQELKIGELRSNFSKDAYLRAVEKAKEYIRAGDIFQVVPSQRWTMDFPLPPFALYRSLRRTNPSPFMFFLNFGGFQICGASPEILVRLRGGQVTVRPIAGTRARGATPEEDRALEAELLADQKELAEHLMLLDLGRNDVGRVARMGTVAPTEQFVVERYSHVMHIVSNVVGELREGEDALSALLAGMPAGTVSGAPKVRAMQIIDELEPEKRGVYAGGVGYFAANGEMDMCIALRTGVIKDGTLYIQAGGGVVYDSDPEAEFMETVNKSRALRRAAEEAARFVRGNS
- a CDS encoding COG4315 family predicted lipoprotein gives rise to the protein MKIFSAFIAAGVLIVSLGTAQAQTVLTGQGGMTLYSFDKDKDGVSACYDKCAVNWPPYLGKQGDTMPAGWTLVPRNDGTMQWAHGGKPAYYYIGDKKPGDATGDGMGGVWHVLKP
- the gpt gene encoding xanthine phosphoribosyltransferase, encoding MTDRLPHERGFHISWDQIHRDARALAWRLEDRQWRAILAITRGGLVPAMIVARELDIRVIDTISVKSYHGKGGQERGEVTVLKAPDPAVMQDGDGILVIDDLVDSGRTLEHVRTMYPKAHFATVYAKPKGRPMVETYVTEVSQDTWIFFPWDMALQYVQPYRGED
- a CDS encoding LysE family translocator, yielding MSVEQLVALVSALSLAILTPGPAIIAAVQTAFAHGRAQALPYALGLATGASLWCIFALLGLAVIFQLHPGWFAAFKVLGGLYLLWFALRLWQAATQPLPAAASGRRGFFGGIALNLSNPKPALFYAALILSIFPQAVGPLQQGLIYLTCLGTELFWYAAVAVLMSTAAMRARYFAAKFWIDRAASLAMAGLGLLLILNH
- the fabI gene encoding enoyl-ACP reductase FabI, which produces MSSEAGNGLMKGRRGLIMGLANDKSIAWGIARALADQGAELAFSYQGEALKRRVEPLAAQVGSDLLAECDVADEASIDGLFATIGQRWDSLDFIVHAIGFSDKEQLRGRYADTTRDNFLMTMDISVYSFTAVARRAAAMMPRGGAMLTLTYYGAERVMPHYNVMGVAKAALEASVRYLAEDFGKDGIRVNAISAGPIKTLAASGIGDFRYILKWNELNSPLRRNVSQEDVGKSALYLLSDLGSGVTGETHHVDAGYHIVGMKAVDAPDIATTRKD
- the pdxH gene encoding pyridoxamine 5'-phosphate oxidase, whose amino-acid sequence is MSDRSGIFAGDDPFAIARAWLKEAAASEPNDPNAIALATVDAQGMPDVRMVLLKDIEGSGADGAFVFYTNYESAKAVEIEATGMAAFVMHWKSLRRQIRVRGHVSRVEPELADAYFASRPLQSRIGAWVSRQSRPLQSRAALMADVARQGIALGLNPPRPPHWGGYRIRPVQIEFWADGAFRLHDRFRWTKSNANDQAPDRGAETSAVGELTQSSWHIVRLSP
- a CDS encoding cold-shock protein, translating into MVMDDDEQRRIAGVVKWFDGTKGFGFISDPQGGGDILLHANVLRNFGQGSVAEGSAIIAMVQRTARGMQAVEILEITPPAADPMPPIADLCASTPEEIAQLPLLPARVKWFDKAKGFGFANIFGERADVFLHVEVLRHSGFSDLAVGEAVALRVVDGRRGLMAAQIVSWERASQEVRVQPLGGGTALAKPRLVASAV
- a CDS encoding DUF192 domain-containing protein — encoded protein: MILRAAGIVLASLVSLADPALAESCASDHAVLSGNGRRIPVSVELASTPDERARGLMFRKDLPPGHGMLFVYEQPQPVSFWMRNTLIPLDIVFFDSRGVVRHIHPMARPLDETPIPGAAPGDSRPDRLLVLELPGGDAARLGIAPGMALTHPAVPQDAAAAPCR